From a single Nostoc sp. MS1 genomic region:
- a CDS encoding DNA cytosine methyltransferase: protein MFKTQPVAIDLFAGAGGFSLGFEMAGFNVPLSVEIDVWACDTLRYNHPKMTVIQQDICEFNCASSIEDICSFQPDVIIGGPPCQGFSIAGPAKKDPKDPRNSLFLNFAQWIDALAPKAFVIENVKGLLSRKNTEGIKVIDIIRKTFENIGYFVEIWVLNAAEYGVPQIRERIFIVGNRAGRQLGIPPKTHSLNLLDVSCSQLSVFETKGLLCPLSLWDAVSDLPLLNACEGKEEQPYVLEPQNNYQRWSRNDSAILYNHVAMEHSSRLVERFKHIKWGESSSDAPKEHRARRRSGNGELSEKSYDQNNRRLNPYRPSHTIAASFYANFIHPFQHRNLTAREGARIQSFPDTYRFLGKKTVVSHKLLHREKRFDEKFLCQYNQIGNAVPPLLAKAIALHIQEKLELCPQLVETL from the coding sequence ATGTTTAAGACACAACCAGTAGCTATTGATTTGTTTGCTGGGGCTGGCGGCTTTAGCTTAGGTTTTGAGATGGCAGGTTTTAATGTTCCTCTGTCAGTTGAGATTGATGTTTGGGCTTGTGATACACTGCGCTATAATCACCCAAAAATGACGGTTATTCAACAAGACATATGTGAATTTAACTGTGCAAGTAGTATTGAAGATATATGCAGTTTTCAACCAGATGTCATTATTGGTGGGCCTCCCTGTCAAGGTTTTAGCATTGCTGGCCCAGCCAAAAAAGATCCTAAAGATCCTAGAAATAGTCTATTCCTTAATTTTGCTCAGTGGATAGATGCTCTTGCGCCTAAAGCATTCGTTATAGAGAATGTTAAAGGTTTACTTTCACGCAAAAATACAGAAGGCATAAAGGTAATAGATATTATTAGAAAGACCTTTGAAAATATTGGTTATTTTGTAGAAATATGGGTGCTGAATGCTGCTGAATATGGCGTACCACAAATTAGGGAGCGTATCTTTATTGTAGGAAATAGAGCAGGAAGACAGTTAGGCATTCCTCCAAAAACACATTCATTAAATTTATTAGATGTTTCTTGCTCTCAACTATCAGTATTTGAAACTAAGGGTCTACTTTGTCCTCTTAGTTTGTGGGATGCAGTATCAGATTTACCACTATTAAATGCTTGTGAAGGTAAAGAAGAACAACCTTATGTCTTAGAACCTCAGAATAACTATCAAAGATGGAGTAGAAATGACAGCGCAATTCTTTATAACCATGTGGCAATGGAGCATTCTAGTAGGCTTGTAGAACGTTTTAAACATATAAAATGGGGTGAGTCAAGTTCAGATGCACCAAAGGAACATAGAGCTAGACGACGTAGTGGTAATGGGGAATTATCCGAGAAGAGTTACGATCAAAACAACCGCCGCTTAAATCCTTATAGACCATCACACACGATAGCAGCGTCATTTTATGCTAATTTTATTCATCCTTTTCAGCATCGTAATTTGACAGCGCGTGAGGGCGCACGCATCCAATCCTTTCCTGACACTTATCGTTTTTTAGGAAAAAAAACAGTTGTATCTCATAAGTTATTACATCGAGAGAAGAGATTTGACGAAAAATTCCTTTGTCAGTACAATCAAATCGGCAACGCCGTACCGCCTCTTCTTGCTAAGGCCATTGCATTGCATATTCAAGAAAAATTAGAACTATGTCCCCAATTAGTAGAAACCCTTTAG
- a CDS encoding nitroreductase family protein: protein MRQSDFSGKAYHETTKHSYLSVQLDPNYVDASTQPSPYKVYPKFYRRVKLNLNNPIHSFIWLTSAVTFEKVYNSISYKLRVNPSAGALYPTEIYVQIRGMSEIVDGIYHLEIENNCLTLIYELIDDGLESYIIPGKSINGVIFLVSSVYYRSSWKYKHRSLRYCLLDSGHHLGAVAASAYLHKRNIQLIFDFDKLSLNTDLGFENKEFITGCAISGEAQEKQVRKLRLKLPFVCGTDYFEANQLIEDSYQATAVQPSRQQRLKQPNFNFEQDKFYQTIWNRRSIRRFRKEFILQEHYLYVLQLLQQPIPTENGEEIELYSVIHRVEGMKSGLYKGLNLIKAGSFSEKTGYLCVNQALARDCAVIFFFVSEYTSYQTAMQIAGFLAQRIYLGSNYAGIQCSGIGAFYDDETQQFLGTTKDVLYATAIGI, encoded by the coding sequence ATGCGACAAAGTGATTTTTCAGGTAAAGCATACCATGAGACAACTAAGCATTCCTACTTGTCGGTGCAACTTGATCCAAATTATGTAGATGCGTCAACCCAACCATCGCCATATAAAGTTTATCCAAAATTCTATCGGAGAGTGAAATTAAATCTCAATAATCCAATTCACTCTTTTATCTGGTTAACCAGTGCTGTTACTTTTGAGAAGGTATATAACAGTATTTCCTACAAACTTAGAGTGAATCCTTCAGCTGGCGCACTGTACCCTACCGAGATATACGTACAGATTCGCGGTATGTCAGAAATTGTCGATGGTATATATCATTTAGAAATTGAGAATAATTGTCTAACTCTCATCTATGAATTAATTGATGATGGCTTAGAGAGTTATATTATACCGGGAAAAAGTATAAATGGAGTCATTTTTTTAGTTAGTTCTGTTTATTATAGGTCTAGCTGGAAATATAAACACAGGAGCTTGAGATATTGCTTGTTAGATAGCGGACACCATTTAGGTGCTGTTGCTGCTTCGGCATATCTGCATAAGCGAAATATTCAGCTAATTTTTGATTTTGATAAACTCTCTCTCAATACAGATTTAGGTTTTGAGAATAAAGAGTTTATTACTGGTTGTGCGATATCTGGCGAAGCTCAGGAAAAGCAAGTTAGAAAATTAAGGTTGAAACTTCCTTTTGTTTGCGGCACAGATTATTTTGAAGCTAATCAGTTAATTGAAGATAGCTATCAAGCGACGGCTGTGCAACCAAGTCGCCAGCAACGATTAAAACAACCTAACTTTAATTTTGAGCAGGATAAATTCTACCAAACTATCTGGAATAGACGCTCGATTAGGCGTTTCCGGAAAGAGTTCATTTTGCAAGAACATTATTTATATGTCTTGCAACTACTGCAACAGCCAATCCCAACAGAAAACGGTGAGGAGATAGAACTCTACTCGGTGATACATCGAGTTGAGGGGATGAAATCAGGGTTATATAAAGGCTTGAATTTGATAAAAGCAGGTAGCTTTAGTGAAAAAACTGGTTACTTGTGTGTGAATCAAGCACTAGCCAGAGATTGTGCTGTAATTTTCTTTTTTGTGTCTGAATATACCAGTTATCAAACTGCAATGCAGATAGCAGGTTTTCTCGCACAAAGAATTTATTTGGGTAGTAATTATGCAGGCATTCAATGTAGTGGCATTGGTGCTTTTTATGATGATGAAACCCAACAATTCTTAGGAACAACTAAAGATGTGCTTTATGCAACGGCAATAGGAATCTAA
- a CDS encoding molybdopterin-binding protein: MEVSARNFLKTTVKKVVPGTVNTEVTLELAPGVEIVSIITKSSADKLQLTEGKQAYALIKSSDVIVAID, from the coding sequence ATGGAAGTTAGCGCTCGTAATTTCTTAAAAACCACTGTTAAAAAAGTTGTTCCTGGTACAGTTAACACAGAAGTAACTTTAGAACTAGCTCCAGGAGTGGAGATCGTTTCGATTATCACAAAATCATCAGCAGATAAATTACAACTTACTGAAGGTAAGCAGGCTTACGCTTTAATTAAATCTTCAGATGTGATAGTTGCTATTGATTAA
- a CDS encoding Uma2 family endonuclease, whose product MTQLKNQLSLEDFLALPDGDIIYELINGEAVPKFKNSEMSPKFFHSSITGALFILLSAWAKGKGRVVIEWGIKLTRNQQDWVPVADLVYISYNMLSADWLQDEACPVPPELVIEIISPGQTFGDMLEKATDYLNAQVKRVWIIDSRAKTVTIFYPDAIPQTKRGKESLADSLFIGLEITPEQIFPHAGII is encoded by the coding sequence ATGACTCAATTAAAAAATCAACTCTCCCTAGAAGATTTTTTGGCGTTGCCAGACGGGGATATTATTTACGAACTAATTAACGGAGAGGCTGTTCCTAAATTTAAAAATTCTGAAATGTCTCCAAAATTTTTTCATAGTTCTATCACAGGTGCATTATTTATACTATTATCAGCATGGGCGAAAGGAAAGGGGCGAGTTGTAATTGAATGGGGTATTAAACTAACCCGAAATCAACAAGATTGGGTTCCTGTAGCGGATTTAGTCTATATTTCTTACAACATGCTTTCTGCTGATTGGTTACAAGATGAAGCTTGTCCTGTTCCTCCTGAATTAGTAATTGAAATTATTTCACCTGGACAAACTTTTGGGGACATGCTAGAAAAAGCAACTGATTATCTGAATGCTCAAGTTAAGAGAGTTTGGATTATTGACTCTAGAGCAAAAACTGTGACTATTTTTTACCCAGATGCTATTCCCCAAACCAAACGTGGTAAAGAAAGTTTAGCAGATTCTTTATTTATAGGTTTAGAAATCACGCCTGAACAAATCTTTCCACATGCGGGCATTATTTAG
- a CDS encoding ankyrin repeat domain-containing protein, translated as MKDKSKLDLSATSREWLLQKGYNPEDLNQPGENGDTALMRATREGIHDVVQELIDLGVDINARNNDNNNALWFACFGNHYDLIHLLLAAKIDINNQNDNGATVLMYAASAGKTEVVKLLLQYHPNLYLKNLDDYQAIDFASNVEVLRLLKNATK; from the coding sequence ATGAAAGATAAGAGTAAACTGGATTTGAGTGCTACCAGTAGAGAATGGTTGCTACAAAAAGGTTACAATCCTGAAGACTTAAATCAGCCTGGAGAAAATGGCGATACAGCTTTGATGAGAGCTACGCGAGAAGGTATTCATGATGTCGTTCAGGAGTTGATAGATTTAGGTGTGGATATCAACGCTAGAAACAACGACAATAATAACGCTTTGTGGTTTGCTTGTTTTGGAAACCACTACGATTTGATTCATCTGTTACTTGCAGCCAAAATCGACATTAATAACCAGAATGATAACGGTGCAACAGTTTTAATGTATGCTGCTTCGGCTGGGAAAACAGAAGTTGTAAAGTTACTTCTACAATACCATCCTAACCTATATTTAAAAAATTTGGATGATTATCAGGCTATAGATTTCGCTAGTAATGTAGAAGTTTTAAGGTTGCTGAAAAATGCGACAAAGTGA
- a CDS encoding CBS domain-containing protein, protein MRAKQIMTQDVATIRGSASVAEAVRLMRLKGLRALIVEPRHSADAYGIVTVADIAGKVIAYGKDSDSVRVYEIMSKPCITVDPDLDVEYVARLLSNNNLWCAPVIRGELMGVISITDIVSKGDFIAKPKLTFLRKELHKAISDARGISANYGSDSKRAVEAWDLVDELETEACFYGLPKPDKSARELFADKPELVPVG, encoded by the coding sequence ATGAGAGCCAAACAAATCATGACTCAAGACGTAGCTACTATTCGCGGCTCCGCTAGTGTAGCTGAAGCGGTCAGACTAATGAGGCTCAAAGGACTGCGTGCTTTGATTGTCGAACCTCGTCATAGTGCTGATGCTTATGGTATTGTCACTGTGGCTGATATCGCAGGCAAGGTTATCGCTTATGGGAAAGATTCAGATAGTGTACGTGTCTATGAAATTATGAGCAAACCCTGCATCACCGTTGATCCCGACCTTGATGTAGAGTATGTAGCTCGTTTATTGTCAAACAATAATTTGTGGTGTGCGCCTGTAATTCGTGGTGAATTAATGGGTGTAATTTCTATTACTGATATTGTTAGCAAAGGTGACTTTATTGCTAAACCAAAACTAACTTTCTTGCGGAAAGAATTGCACAAAGCGATCTCCGATGCGCGGGGAATTTCTGCTAACTATGGTTCAGATTCTAAAAGAGCCGTTGAAGCTTGGGACTTAGTAGATGAACTAGAAACGGAAGCTTGCTTTTACGGCTTACCAAAACCAGATAAATCTGCTAGAGAATTATTTGCTGATAAGCCAGAGTTAGTTCCAGTTGGTTAG
- a CDS encoding FeoA family protein: MYSPFTVTSSSLELLKVGDRGIVKFCNIQNKSVLKKLKSLGLTTGVVITVQQDFPTLIITVGSILLEIDKELARSIYVRVLKS, encoded by the coding sequence ATGTATTCTCCCTTCACTGTAACTAGCAGTTCTTTGGAATTGCTGAAAGTTGGCGATCGCGGTATAGTCAAGTTTTGCAATATTCAAAATAAAAGTGTTCTTAAGAAGCTTAAGTCTCTTGGTTTAACAACAGGAGTAGTTATTACTGTACAACAAGACTTTCCAACTTTAATAATCACAGTAGGTAGTATCTTACTAGAGATAGACAAAGAACTCGCTCGTTCAATTTATGTTCGTGTACTTAAAAGTTAA
- a CDS encoding DUF433 domain-containing protein translates to MERIIVNSQIHFGKPCIAGTRITVQSVLELLNEGLTFDEIIRDYYPDLQIADIRACLQYAIALVAAENISLASA, encoded by the coding sequence ATGGAAAGAATTATAGTTAACTCTCAAATCCACTTTGGTAAACCTTGCATAGCTGGTACACGTATTACTGTACAAAGTGTTTTAGAATTGCTGAATGAAGGGCTTACCTTTGATGAAATAATCCGAGACTACTATCCAGACTTGCAAATTGCTGATATTCGTGCTTGCTTACAATATGCGATCGCGCTAGTAGCTGCTGAAAATATTAGTTTAGCATCTGCCTGA
- a CDS encoding filamentous hemagglutinin N-terminal domain-containing protein — protein MIRTALSIWSFSILFWLFNLNPTKADIIPDNTLPTNSTVRTVGNRRVIEGGTQRGGNLFHSFQEFSFSALTSNTTGDTAIFNHNLAVQNIITRVTGGSPSYIDGLITTIRGSRANLFFINPHGIILGTNASLNIGGSFIATTANSLKFVDGTEFSATTANNTPLLTVSVPLGLQFGINPGKIEQPISIDLPLDLQVPNGKTLALIGGDLSLQSSILQAAGGRIELGSVARDGFVSISEIDKGYTLDYSGVKYFGDIEIAAGTLINTDNLQRQDRSGSIQIQGRNITIDDSLIFAINFGGQSGDRLIISAAESLKLNSESQIFTVAQNEGKAGDIWIKAGNSIELGETAFITSQVCSLGGDCQNVIGNGGNIILETGRLLLTDGAGIEVSTFGAGNTGNILIKATDSIHLLGESFDGDIASGIVAQVTNDATNNAGNTGTISLETKRLEIQGGAQIFNGTRYGAQGGNVNINASESIHVSGASQFATASPLDIFRSGIFVNTQPGTTNSINTLNVDTKLLTVENGAIITADNLNISGDRLIIQNDAKVAVTGESGNLVINARSLKLDNQGQLITQTYSGNGGNITLNLKDTLQLNRNSRISTFVGGNGGNIEINSPFIVATPNKNSDITANAFTGVGGKVRINAKSVLGFVVRNRAELEQILNTTDPKELDSARLPSNDIITLSQTNPSLKGVITFNPPEVNSSQRFALLPTNSLNTSKQITQNCSSDSSQKPIPTPHHSHHLLQISNFSATTVVENADSPKIVEAQGWIIDKNGNITLVAQPPTTIYQPPWYSSTICHVHE, from the coding sequence TTGATTAGAACTGCATTATCTATATGGAGTTTTAGTATTTTATTTTGGCTATTCAATCTTAACCCTACAAAAGCCGATATTATTCCAGACAATACGCTCCCCACTAACTCAACCGTTAGAACTGTAGGGAATAGAAGAGTGATTGAGGGGGGTACTCAAAGAGGAGGAAATTTATTTCATAGTTTTCAGGAATTTTCTTTTTCCGCCTTAACTAGCAATACTACGGGCGATACTGCTATTTTTAACCATAATCTAGCAGTGCAGAATATTATTACCAGAGTAACAGGCGGCTCACCCTCTTATATTGATGGCCTGATTACAACGATTAGGGGAAGCCGAGCAAATCTGTTTTTTATTAATCCTCATGGAATAATTTTAGGAACTAATGCTAGTTTAAATATTGGTGGTTCTTTTATAGCCACTACAGCTAATAGTCTCAAGTTTGTTGATGGAACAGAATTTAGTGCGACTACCGCCAATAATACACCTTTATTAACTGTAAGTGTTCCTTTAGGGCTACAATTTGGTATTAACCCTGGAAAAATCGAACAACCAATTTCTATTGATTTACCTTTGGATTTGCAAGTTCCAAATGGCAAAACTTTAGCACTAATTGGCGGTGATTTATCACTGCAAAGTAGTATTTTACAAGCAGCAGGAGGCAGAATTGAGTTAGGTAGTGTAGCTAGAGATGGTTTTGTTAGTATCAGCGAAATCGATAAAGGTTATACTTTAGACTACTCAGGCGTAAAATACTTTGGAGATATCGAAATCGCTGCGGGAACTTTGATTAATACCGATAATCTACAAAGACAAGATAGAAGTGGTAGTATTCAAATTCAAGGAAGAAATATTACTATTGATGATTCGCTAATTTTTGCAATTAACTTTGGTGGACAGTCAGGCGATCGCCTAATAATTTCTGCCGCAGAATCGCTAAAATTAAATAGTGAATCTCAGATATTTACTGTGGCTCAAAATGAAGGTAAAGCCGGAGATATTTGGATTAAAGCCGGAAACTCTATAGAACTAGGAGAAACTGCATTTATTACTTCACAAGTCTGTTCATTAGGTGGAGATTGTCAAAATGTTATAGGTAATGGTGGTAATATTATTCTGGAAACTGGACGGCTTTTACTAACAGATGGTGCAGGTATAGAAGTTTCTACATTTGGGGCAGGAAATACAGGAAATATCCTAATAAAAGCTACAGATTCCATCCATTTATTAGGAGAAAGTTTTGATGGTGATATTGCTAGTGGAATTGTTGCTCAAGTTACTAATGACGCTACGAACAATGCAGGTAATACCGGAACAATATCTTTAGAAACTAAACGATTGGAGATTCAAGGTGGCGCACAAATATTTAATGGGACTAGATATGGCGCACAAGGGGGCAATGTAAATATTAATGCCTCAGAAAGTATTCATGTAAGTGGTGCTTCTCAATTCGCTACAGCCTCACCTTTAGATATTTTTCGTAGTGGCATTTTTGTTAATACTCAACCAGGAACTACTAATAGTATCAATACACTAAATGTTGATACTAAATTATTAACTGTAGAAAATGGGGCAATAATTACAGCAGATAACTTAAATATTAGCGGCGATCGCCTAATTATTCAAAACGATGCAAAAGTTGCTGTCACCGGAGAGTCGGGTAACTTGGTAATTAACGCGCGATCGCTTAAACTTGATAATCAAGGTCAACTAATTACTCAAACCTACTCCGGTAATGGTGGTAACATCACCCTCAATCTCAAAGACACATTACAACTAAACCGCAATAGTCGAATTTCTACTTTTGTCGGTGGCAATGGTGGCAATATTGAAATTAACAGTCCTTTTATTGTTGCGACTCCTAACAAAAATAGCGATATCACCGCCAATGCTTTTACAGGCGTGGGGGGTAAAGTGAGAATTAATGCTAAAAGTGTATTGGGTTTTGTTGTCCGTAATCGAGCAGAACTAGAACAAATTCTCAACACTACTGATCCAAAAGAGCTTGACTCAGCACGCTTACCAAGCAACGATATCATTACTCTCTCACAGACCAACCCATCTTTAAAAGGAGTAATCACCTTTAACCCACCTGAAGTAAATTCAAGCCAAAGATTTGCCTTACTCCCCACCAACTCACTTAATACATCCAAGCAAATTACTCAAAATTGTAGTTCCGATAGTAGCCAAAAACCTATTCCTACTCCCCACCACTCTCATCATTTGTTACAAATAAGTAATTTTTCTGCTACTACTGTTGTGGAAAACGCTGATTCTCCTAAAATTGTGGAAGCACAGGGATGGATAATTGATAAAAATGGCAATATTACTTTAGTTGCTCAACCTCCTACTACGATTTATCAGCCTCCCTGGTATTCTTCCACCATCTGCCATGTTCATGAATAA
- a CDS encoding CHAT domain-containing protein — translation MPKIKSKLVKFLRLSLCFLLALLCTINVPVLAKVATSNTQVTSAVSLVEQGKSLYDAGRFAEAVQILQQAVQEYRQNGDNLRLAATLSNLSLAYQQLGAWNQAQQAITDSLNLLTGKEQNPQVLAPALDIQGRLQLAMGKPEAALSTWERAAEIYRQTKNYHGEVRSQINQAQAWRTQGFYRRAVKILLEVGQKLQSQPDSLEKAVGLRSLGDALMVAGNLTDSRKTLEQSLAVAQRLQIPAQIAASFFSLGNNARAKLQLTQAINYYQQAVAISPSPLTKIQAQLNHLSLLLENQQLTPAQTLISAIPEQINQLPPSRATIYAQINFAQSLIKLFNTDYLVLNKNVPSIPSTQELAKLLAKTIQQARSLGDNRSEAYATLSLGNLYEQSQQWQEAKSLTQQALVLAQGSNAPDIIYRLEWQLGRLLWAEKDISGAIAAYDAAVETLKSLRSDLVAVNQDVQFNFRDSVEPIYRQSVELLLQSQPDKLDEKTLDKARQRIEALQLAELDNFFREACLQGQAVQLDQVVDQDNPTAAILYPIILPQQIQVIVKIPNKPLQLHSVNIEQPEVDQVLSELRRNLVNPTASKAIKAQAQQVYNWLIKPIESELVASGVNTLVFVPDGLLRNLPLGVLYDGKQYLVEKYAIALSVGLQLLDPKPLQRGQLRALTAGLTQPPPNFPNFSPLPAIKAEVDLIASAGVAITSLLDKQFTREALEKEVNNVSFNVVHLATHGQFSSRAENTFILAADGPINVIQFDTLLRGREQIRPRAVELLVLSACQTAAGDNRAALGLAGAAVRAGARSTVASLWQIDDESTALLVGEFYKELKGSNISKAEALRRAQLKLLNHPNYNAPSYWSAYVMIGNWL, via the coding sequence ATGCCAAAGATAAAAAGTAAATTGGTCAAATTTTTACGTTTATCTTTGTGTTTTCTGTTGGCTTTGCTTTGCACAATTAATGTACCTGTGCTGGCTAAAGTTGCAACTTCAAATACACAAGTTACCTCCGCAGTCTCCTTAGTAGAACAGGGTAAAAGCTTGTATGATGCAGGCAGATTTGCCGAAGCAGTGCAGATATTACAGCAAGCGGTGCAAGAATATAGGCAAAATGGTGATAACCTGAGACTGGCTGCAACTTTGAGTAATTTGTCCTTAGCCTACCAGCAACTAGGCGCATGGAATCAAGCACAGCAAGCAATTACAGACAGTCTTAATTTACTTACAGGAAAAGAGCAGAACCCGCAAGTATTAGCCCCAGCTTTAGACATTCAAGGGCGTTTGCAACTGGCAATGGGTAAACCAGAGGCGGCTTTAAGCACTTGGGAACGTGCAGCAGAAATTTATCGGCAGACGAAAAATTATCATGGTGAAGTGCGATCGCAAATCAATCAAGCCCAAGCATGGCGCACACAAGGTTTTTATCGTCGGGCTGTGAAAATATTACTAGAAGTCGGGCAGAAATTGCAATCACAACCAGACTCATTAGAAAAAGCAGTAGGATTGCGATCGCTCGGTGATGCCTTGATGGTAGCAGGAAATTTAACCGACTCCAGGAAAACTTTAGAACAAAGTTTAGCAGTTGCCCAACGCTTACAAATACCCGCACAAATCGCCGCCAGCTTTTTCAGTTTGGGAAATAATGCACGCGCTAAACTGCAACTAACTCAAGCCATCAATTACTATCAACAAGCAGTAGCCATATCCCCCTCACCCCTAACAAAAATTCAAGCTCAACTTAACCACCTCAGCTTACTTTTAGAAAATCAACAATTAACCCCAGCACAAACTTTAATATCAGCAATTCCAGAGCAAATTAATCAACTCCCTCCCAGCCGTGCTACTATCTACGCCCAAATTAACTTTGCTCAAAGTCTCATCAAACTTTTCAATACTGATTACTTGGTGCTGAATAAAAATGTTCCCTCAATACCCAGCACTCAGGAATTAGCAAAGTTACTGGCAAAAACTATCCAACAAGCTCGGAGTTTGGGTGATAATCGCTCAGAGGCTTATGCAACATTAAGCTTAGGAAATTTGTATGAACAAAGTCAGCAATGGCAAGAAGCCAAAAGCCTGACACAACAAGCATTAGTATTAGCCCAAGGTAGTAATGCACCAGATATTATTTATCGCTTAGAGTGGCAATTAGGTAGATTGTTGTGGGCAGAAAAAGATATTTCTGGTGCGATCGCCGCTTATGATGCAGCAGTAGAAACCTTAAAATCTTTGCGCAGTGACTTAGTAGCCGTCAATCAAGATGTGCAGTTTAACTTCCGCGACAGTGTAGAACCAATCTATCGGCAATCAGTAGAATTGCTGTTACAATCCCAACCAGATAAGCTTGATGAAAAAACCCTCGATAAAGCCCGTCAACGGATTGAAGCCTTACAACTAGCAGAATTAGATAACTTCTTTCGGGAGGCTTGTCTGCAAGGCCAAGCTGTGCAACTCGATCAAGTAGTAGACCAAGACAACCCCACGGCTGCAATTTTATACCCGATTATTCTGCCGCAACAAATCCAGGTAATCGTCAAAATTCCTAACAAACCTTTGCAGTTACACAGCGTTAATATTGAACAACCAGAAGTAGACCAAGTTCTGAGCGAACTGAGAAGAAATCTCGTCAATCCCACAGCTAGTAAAGCCATCAAAGCACAGGCACAACAGGTTTATAACTGGCTGATTAAACCTATAGAATCAGAACTGGTAGCCAGTGGAGTTAACACTTTAGTATTTGTCCCAGATGGGTTGTTACGGAATTTACCACTAGGGGTATTATATGATGGCAAACAATATTTAGTAGAAAAATATGCGATCGCCCTCAGCGTCGGTTTGCAACTCCTCGACCCCAAACCCCTACAACGAGGACAACTCAGAGCCTTAACAGCCGGGTTAACTCAACCCCCACCAAACTTTCCCAACTTTTCCCCCTTACCCGCCATCAAGGCAGAAGTAGACTTAATTGCTAGTGCTGGAGTTGCTATTACCAGCTTATTAGACAAACAATTCACCCGCGAAGCCCTAGAAAAAGAGGTGAATAACGTCTCATTTAACGTAGTGCATTTAGCAACCCACGGTCAATTTAGTTCCCGTGCCGAAAATACCTTCATTTTGGCAGCCGACGGGCCAATCAACGTCATCCAATTCGACACACTACTCCGTGGTAGAGAGCAAATTAGACCCCGTGCAGTCGAACTATTAGTCTTAAGCGCTTGCCAAACCGCAGCCGGAGATAACCGCGCCGCCCTTGGTTTAGCAGGAGCAGCCGTCCGCGCTGGCGCACGTAGTACAGTCGCGTCCCTATGGCAAATTGATGATGAATCAACAGCTTTACTAGTCGGGGAATTTTATAAAGAACTCAAAGGTAGTAACATTTCCAAAGCCGAAGCTCTGCGCCGCGCCCAGCTAAAGTTATTAAACCATCCCAACTACAACGCCCCTAGTTATTGGTCAGCCTATGTCATGATTGGAAATTGGTTGTAA
- a CDS encoding hydrogenase maturation protease encodes MLTIIGCGNLNRSDDAVGVIIAQRLQKYLAENPYPNVQVYDCGTAGMEVMFQARGSTKLVIIDASFTGAEAGAVFKVPGEELEALPEPSYNLHDFRWDHALAAGRKIFQDDFPQDVTVYLIEAANLDFGLNLSPVVQQAADLVFEKTVEIIRNS; translated from the coding sequence ATGCTCACTATTATCGGTTGCGGAAATCTTAATCGCAGTGACGATGCAGTAGGTGTAATTATCGCTCAACGCTTACAAAAATATCTAGCCGAAAATCCTTACCCCAACGTGCAAGTCTACGACTGTGGAACCGCAGGGATGGAGGTAATGTTTCAAGCTAGAGGTAGTACAAAATTAGTAATTATTGATGCAAGTTTCACTGGTGCGGAAGCTGGTGCAGTGTTTAAGGTTCCTGGTGAAGAATTGGAAGCTTTACCGGAACCTAGTTATAACTTACATGATTTTCGTTGGGATCATGCTTTAGCCGCCGGGAGGAAAATCTTTCAAGATGATTTTCCGCAAGATGTAACAGTCTATTTAATTGAGGCGGCAAATCTTGATTTTGGACTAAATTTAAGTCCTGTTGTTCAACAAGCTGCTGATTTAGTTTTTGAGAAAACTGTAGAAATAATTCGTAATTCGTAA